A single genomic interval of Verrucomicrobiia bacterium harbors:
- a CDS encoding serine hydrolase domain-containing protein, protein MHPLLRLPRLALGAALVSLITACPAHAATLPWVGTTMDEYIATNEIAGSVTLVVSRNKVLHLECNGFADVATKRPMTPDTLFWIASMTKPVTGVAVLMLMDEGKLNVNDPVANYLPEFAGLKTPSGKPANLTITQLLNHTSGLGEATGPAAQQARTLADLVPLWLAAPMKYEPGEKWQYTQSGINAAGRIVEVVSGMSFDQFLEQRLFKPLGMKDTTFYPNEEQRARLATAYSLNQGTKKLEAVTPRRDFGSRNRPPQGNGGLYSTGPDYAKFCQMLLNEGKFRGHRYLSRAAMKHLTTPNTGALPTGFFQNDTYGQRGANYGWGLGTCILRTPHEGVAAMLSPGTYGHGGAWGTQAWIDPEKETAYVLMVQRANFPNSDASDVRAAFQRAAVEALSNR, encoded by the coding sequence ATGCACCCTCTTCTCCGCCTTCCCCGCCTTGCCCTCGGCGCAGCGCTTGTGTCCCTGATCACCGCCTGCCCAGCTCACGCCGCGACACTTCCATGGGTTGGCACCACCATGGATGAATACATTGCGACGAACGAAATCGCGGGCTCTGTCACGCTCGTCGTTTCCAGGAACAAGGTCCTGCACCTGGAGTGCAACGGATTTGCCGATGTCGCCACAAAGCGTCCCATGACTCCTGACACGCTGTTCTGGATCGCATCCATGACGAAGCCAGTCACTGGCGTCGCTGTGCTGATGCTCATGGACGAAGGCAAGTTGAACGTGAACGATCCCGTCGCCAATTACCTGCCGGAATTCGCCGGGCTCAAAACCCCTTCGGGAAAGCCAGCAAACCTGACGATCACACAACTGCTCAACCACACGTCCGGCCTGGGTGAGGCGACAGGTCCTGCGGCGCAGCAGGCGCGCACGCTGGCAGATCTGGTTCCGCTCTGGCTCGCGGCTCCCATGAAGTATGAACCCGGCGAAAAATGGCAATATACCCAAAGCGGCATCAATGCCGCCGGCCGCATCGTCGAGGTGGTGAGCGGAATGAGTTTTGACCAATTCCTTGAGCAAAGACTCTTCAAACCTCTTGGGATGAAGGACACCACGTTTTATCCCAATGAAGAGCAACGCGCGCGGCTCGCGACGGCGTATTCCCTGAACCAGGGAACAAAAAAACTGGAAGCCGTGACGCCCCGGAGGGATTTCGGTTCCCGAAACAGGCCGCCGCAGGGAAATGGCGGACTCTATTCCACTGGACCCGACTACGCGAAGTTTTGCCAGATGTTGCTAAACGAAGGAAAGTTCCGCGGACACCGCTATTTAAGCCGGGCCGCGATGAAGCATCTGACAACCCCGAACACCGGCGCTCTGCCAACGGGTTTCTTCCAGAACGACACTTACGGACAGCGTGGCGCGAACTATGGATGGGGCTTGGGGACCTGTATCCTTCGGACTCCACACGAGGGCGTGGCGGCCATGCTATCGCCCGGGACCTACGGACACGGGGGCGCCTGGGGCACGCAAGCATGGATCGATCCCGAAAAAGAAACGGCTTATGTGCTGATGGTCCAGCGCGCCAACTTTCCAAATAGCGACGCCAGCGACGTGCGAGCGGCCTTCCAGCGAGCCGCTGTGGAAGCGCTGTCGAATCGGTAG
- a CDS encoding two-component regulator propeller domain-containing protein yields MKKLILRWVCVGLLVGLVSVPASLMALDDSKSLRQFNCRNWTRQSGLPVNSIRALAQTEDGYLWMATQKGLIKFDGNNFTILPLAEVVTWRNRTLIALETTRRGELWFGIESGTFGALDHTNGFRRPPKAEWVAPQLSVLSILEAKDGYLWLGTANGVARWNPASNQPALWDTNVWNAQVLHEDSSGRIWIGTTDRGLFRWENGNLQPIDLKLNGESIFALTTDSSGNLWVGTQWGLRCFDAQLNPRPEFQHFTEVRVLYTDRVGGVWIGTSGNGIQRYYRGTMETMTSTNGIANNYVTALLEDREGSMWIGTREGLSQLSDVKFPILTEADGILGSAAHGVAAGVDGGVWIASSRGVSWHHGTTNKHFTVESGLRVAYTKRVLQARNRDLYILNGNREIEVIAGDAIVARHTFENWPTAIAEDSAGVVVSVGTSLFRVNRQKIEPFTYNDGIAPQFYWIRNVQSCADGSLLVSSVNGLFRLRDGDFEHWSTDQGFTDLDVLYALEDDEKTIWIGQMSGLSRLRNGRVIHIADDLVGTVVNAVMPDHRGNLWITSLRGIIRISRQSANDVADGRSQHLDGVLYDGLESVKTIDSTDAEFVACRTSDGRIWFPTPQGPVRIDPDHVPVNQIPPPVRIHSVLVNGIDVTEKGWSEVKAGGGELSFQFTAMSLLAPQKVRFRYILEGYDAAWVDAGTRRSALYANLKPRSYTFRVQACNADGLWNEAGASFAVTLPPQYYQTVWFRILLGVFGISALGGIYTFRVQHLHQKQRALRDANEALEQNIRERTSELSEQRNLLRTLIDHLPDEVFVKDSAGQVIINNLAHARNMGVEDPADAVGKTDFDCFPAVQAQQFRAAEEKLLKSGTEYDAVECVTLRSGQARWQRTTKVPVRDSSGQIIGLAGIHRDMTERKRWEAEMESLHKQLLQTSRQAGMAEVATSVLHNVGNVLNSVNVSASIVEDHVRNSGLERLQKVVELLQANSADLPRFLTTNDKGTKLIQYLDTLYKTFVKEKSRVQEEVQSLNSNIEHIKKIVSMQQSYARVAGLVELVKPSELLEDALRMHEAAFQRHSIQIVRDYEDIEPVPLDRHKAMQIIVNLLQNAKYACDVNEADNRFVQLRIQRDSGDRVRIEVIDNGMGIPPENLTRIFSYGFTTRKEGHGFGLHGGALAAREMGGSLMAYSDGEGKGARFVLELPGRPPATAPRMDMGSRTENSELVPELESSAMSA; encoded by the coding sequence GTGAAGAAACTGATTTTAAGATGGGTTTGCGTGGGATTGTTGGTCGGACTTGTCTCTGTTCCGGCATCGCTGATGGCGCTCGACGACAGCAAGTCACTGCGTCAGTTCAATTGTCGCAACTGGACGCGGCAAAGCGGACTGCCGGTTAACAGCATCCGCGCACTGGCTCAAACCGAAGACGGTTACCTGTGGATGGCAACGCAGAAAGGCCTCATCAAATTCGATGGGAACAATTTCACCATCCTGCCTCTTGCGGAAGTAGTGACCTGGCGCAATCGCACGTTGATCGCACTGGAAACGACCCGCCGTGGCGAGCTGTGGTTCGGAATTGAATCGGGAACCTTTGGGGCGCTGGACCATACGAACGGATTCCGCCGCCCGCCAAAAGCCGAGTGGGTTGCCCCGCAGCTGAGTGTGCTTTCCATCCTCGAGGCGAAGGATGGCTATCTATGGCTGGGCACCGCCAACGGCGTCGCGCGTTGGAATCCCGCCAGCAATCAACCGGCATTGTGGGATACAAACGTGTGGAACGCCCAAGTTCTTCATGAGGATTCCAGTGGCCGCATATGGATCGGCACCACCGACCGCGGACTTTTCCGCTGGGAAAATGGAAACCTCCAGCCGATCGATCTGAAGCTCAACGGCGAAAGCATTTTTGCGCTTACCACAGACTCGTCGGGCAATCTCTGGGTCGGAACCCAGTGGGGTCTGCGCTGCTTCGACGCGCAGTTGAATCCGCGCCCCGAGTTTCAACACTTCACCGAGGTCCGCGTCCTCTACACAGATCGCGTCGGAGGCGTGTGGATCGGCACCAGCGGCAACGGGATCCAGCGCTACTATCGCGGCACGATGGAAACGATGACCAGCACCAACGGCATCGCCAATAACTACGTCACTGCCCTGCTGGAGGATCGCGAGGGAAGCATGTGGATCGGAACACGCGAAGGCTTGAGCCAGCTCAGTGACGTGAAGTTCCCCATTCTGACTGAAGCGGACGGCATTCTCGGCAGCGCCGCGCACGGGGTTGCTGCGGGCGTTGACGGCGGGGTCTGGATTGCGTCAAGCCGCGGCGTCTCTTGGCACCACGGCACCACAAACAAACATTTCACGGTCGAATCGGGGTTGCGCGTCGCCTACACCAAACGCGTCCTGCAAGCGCGGAACCGCGATCTGTACATCCTGAACGGAAACCGCGAAATCGAGGTCATCGCAGGCGACGCCATCGTCGCGCGTCACACCTTCGAGAACTGGCCGACAGCGATTGCCGAAGATTCAGCGGGTGTAGTGGTTTCGGTTGGCACCAGCCTTTTCCGTGTGAATCGTCAGAAGATTGAGCCGTTCACGTACAATGACGGAATCGCGCCTCAATTTTACTGGATCCGAAATGTTCAAAGCTGCGCAGATGGTTCCCTGCTCGTCAGTTCCGTCAACGGCTTGTTTCGGTTGCGTGACGGCGATTTCGAACACTGGTCGACGGATCAGGGCTTTACGGACCTCGACGTGCTCTATGCCCTGGAGGACGACGAAAAGACGATCTGGATAGGGCAGATGTCGGGCCTGAGCCGTTTGCGGAACGGGCGCGTGATTCACATCGCGGATGACCTTGTCGGCACGGTCGTGAATGCAGTCATGCCCGATCATCGCGGAAACCTCTGGATCACTTCACTCCGCGGGATCATCAGAATCAGCAGGCAAAGTGCGAACGACGTGGCCGATGGCCGTTCGCAGCATCTGGATGGCGTCCTGTACGATGGCTTGGAATCGGTCAAGACGATCGATTCCACCGACGCTGAATTCGTCGCGTGCAGGACTTCCGACGGACGCATTTGGTTTCCAACCCCGCAGGGACCCGTGCGCATTGACCCGGATCACGTACCTGTGAACCAGATTCCGCCCCCTGTCAGAATTCACAGCGTTCTCGTCAATGGAATCGATGTCACCGAAAAGGGCTGGAGCGAGGTCAAGGCTGGAGGCGGTGAGTTGTCCTTTCAGTTCACTGCGATGAGCCTCTTGGCGCCGCAGAAGGTGCGATTCCGCTACATCCTTGAAGGCTACGATGCCGCCTGGGTTGATGCAGGAACGCGCCGGTCCGCGTTGTATGCCAACCTGAAGCCACGGAGCTACACATTCCGCGTTCAAGCCTGCAATGCTGACGGACTCTGGAATGAAGCAGGCGCGAGTTTCGCAGTAACGCTTCCACCGCAATACTATCAGACTGTTTGGTTCCGGATCCTGCTCGGTGTGTTTGGAATTTCCGCACTGGGCGGCATCTACACCTTTCGGGTGCAGCATCTGCACCAGAAACAGCGGGCCTTGAGGGATGCCAACGAGGCTCTCGAGCAGAACATCCGCGAACGCACTTCCGAACTGAGCGAGCAACGCAATCTCCTCAGGACTCTGATTGATCACCTGCCAGATGAAGTCTTCGTCAAGGACAGCGCCGGCCAGGTGATCATCAACAACCTCGCGCATGCCCGCAACATGGGCGTCGAGGATCCGGCCGATGCCGTCGGCAAAACCGATTTCGACTGTTTTCCGGCTGTCCAGGCCCAGCAATTTCGCGCCGCGGAAGAGAAGCTGCTGAAAAGTGGTACCGAGTATGACGCCGTCGAATGCGTCACTCTCAGGAGTGGGCAGGCCCGATGGCAGCGAACCACCAAGGTTCCCGTCCGCGACAGCAGCGGCCAGATCATCGGGCTCGCGGGCATTCACCGCGACATGACAGAGCGCAAACGATGGGAAGCGGAAATGGAATCGCTGCACAAGCAGCTGCTGCAAACCTCACGACAGGCTGGAATGGCCGAAGTTGCCACAAGCGTTCTGCACAACGTCGGCAACGTCCTCAACAGCGTCAATGTCTCCGCGTCGATCGTTGAGGATCACGTCCGCAATTCCGGGCTCGAGCGCTTGCAGAAGGTGGTGGAATTGCTGCAGGCGAACAGCGCTGACCTCCCGCGATTCCTCACGACCAATGACAAGGGAACCAAACTGATTCAATATCTGGATACGCTCTACAAGACCTTCGTTAAGGAGAAATCGCGGGTTCAAGAGGAGGTCCAGTCCCTCAACAGCAACATCGAACACATCAAGAAAATCGTGTCAATGCAGCAGAGCTACGCGAGGGTTGCGGGCCTTGTCGAATTGGTGAAGCCATCGGAGTTGCTCGAAGATGCCTTGCGCATGCACGAAGCCGCATTTCAGCGGCATTCAATCCAAATCGTGCGCGATTACGAGGACATCGAGCCAGTTCCGCTCGACCGGCACAAGGCGATGCAGATTATTGTCAATCTGCTGCAGAACGCCAAATACGCCTGCGATGTCAACGAGGCGGATAACCGCTTTGTCCAGCTGCGGATTCAGCGCGACAGCGGAGATCGCGTCCGCATTGAGGTGATTGACAACGGCATGGGAATTCCGCCCGAGAATCTGACGCGCATCTTTTCCTACGGGTTCACCACCCGCAAGGAAGGCCATGGTTTCGGTCTTCATGGCGGAGCCCTGGCAGCCCGCGAAATGGGAGGCTCGCTGATGGCCTACAGCGACGGCGAGGGCAAGGGCGCGCGTTTCGTGCTCGAGTTGCCAGGTCGACCACCCGCGACTGCGCCGCGCATGGACATGGGATCACGGACCGAAAACAGCGAACTCGTCCCTGAACTCGAAAGTTCCGCGATGTCCGCCTGA